In a single window of the Bacteroidota bacterium genome:
- a CDS encoding bifunctional 3-deoxy-7-phosphoheptulonate synthase/chorismate mutase type II gives MEATTKIRNILGLTLSSPLIIAGPCSAETEEQVLTTAREIASLKRASIFRAGIWKPRTRPGQFEGIGSIGLEWLKKVKAETGLPTAVEVANVKHVYEALRMGIDFLWIGARTTVNPFSVQEIADALKGVNIPVLIKNPVNADLDLWMGAIERIQKAGITKIGAIHRGFSSADKSQYRNKPMWELPIELKRRMPDIPMICDPSHICGNRELLFTVSQTAIDLDYEGLMIETHCNPASALSDAKQQVTPAELDKIIKDIVLRLSTVEDRKFLSSLEDCRDRIDELDNKLINLLANRMEIARSIGEFKKQTGVTILQNARWNEIVKNRTKQGMEKHLTADFVMKIFESIHQESIHHQKQTMRNEIAVAKEK, from the coding sequence ATGGAAGCAACAACTAAAATCAGAAATATCCTCGGACTCACGCTCTCAAGCCCGCTCATCATCGCAGGACCCTGCAGTGCGGAAACTGAAGAACAAGTGCTGACTACTGCAAGAGAAATCGCTTCACTGAAAAGAGCGAGTATTTTCCGTGCGGGGATTTGGAAACCGAGAACACGCCCGGGACAATTTGAAGGAATCGGAAGCATCGGTCTTGAATGGCTGAAAAAAGTAAAAGCGGAAACAGGTCTGCCTACTGCTGTTGAAGTAGCGAATGTGAAACACGTATACGAAGCGCTGAGAATGGGAATTGATTTTCTCTGGATTGGCGCGCGCACTACGGTGAATCCATTCAGCGTGCAGGAAATTGCTGACGCATTAAAAGGCGTGAACATTCCGGTGCTGATAAAGAATCCCGTGAATGCGGATTTGGATTTATGGATGGGGGCGATTGAACGCATTCAAAAAGCAGGCATCACAAAAATCGGAGCGATACACAGAGGATTTTCATCAGCGGATAAATCTCAATACAGAAACAAACCCATGTGGGAGCTTCCGATTGAACTCAAGCGAAGAATGCCCGACATTCCGATGATTTGCGATCCAAGCCATATCTGCGGAAACAGAGAATTGTTGTTTACTGTTTCTCAAACTGCGATTGATCTTGATTATGAAGGACTGATGATTGAAACGCATTGCAATCCTGCTTCTGCACTCAGTGATGCGAAACAACAAGTTACACCAGCGGAACTTGATAAAATTATAAAAGATATTGTCTTGCGGCTTTCTACAGTGGAGGACAGAAAGTTTCTCAGTTCGCTGGAAGATTGCCGAGATAGAATTGACGAACTTGATAACAAACTAATTAATCTTCTCGCAAACAGGATGGAAATTGCCCGTTCTATCGGTGAATTCAAAAAACAAACCGGAGTCACTATTTTACAGAACGCACGCTGGAACGAAATCGTGAAAAACAGAACCAAGCAAGGAATGGAGAAACATCTCACTGCGGATTTCGTAATGAAAATCTTTGAAAGCATTCATCAGGAATCCATTCATCACCAGAAGCAGACGATGAGAAACGAAATTGCAGTTGCGAAAGAAAAGTAA
- the aroA gene encoding 3-phosphoshikimate 1-carboxyvinyltransferase, whose product MVYKISKSDNTLKGTIYLTASKSESNRVLLVQALSTQRFRTTNLADSQDTQILAEVLKNETAGDHSQTLKRLNVEVSYYTGPGGTTIRFLTAFFASREGTRILSGTERMNQRPIKTLVDALNSLGAKITYLGTEGCPPIKIEGAKLKGGDIEMDAGVSSQFITALLLIAPTLENGLNIHLKGRIVSRSYIMMTLKVLEHFGVKFKWDNNIISIPRQDYQGWDYHIESDWSAASYWYEMVSLAQEAELKIKGLRRKSIQGDAVIADLFRFFGVSTEYIEDGIQLTKTDYRPEILGFDFSDYPDIVQTTAVVAAVKKLPTQLNGLYTLRQKETDRIQALKAELKKIGVVAQETGDASLEINTQENDSKSGKEKTFEPDLEFETYHDHRMAMAFAPLALIYPEIKIKNPLVVKKSYPDYWNDMKAIGFEIKEDS is encoded by the coding sequence GTGGTATACAAAATCTCAAAGTCAGATAATACTCTCAAAGGGACCATTTACCTCACCGCATCTAAAAGCGAGAGTAACCGAGTGCTTCTCGTTCAGGCATTAAGCACTCAGCGCTTCCGCACAACCAATCTGGCAGACTCGCAGGACACACAAATACTTGCCGAGGTTTTAAAAAACGAAACAGCAGGAGATCATAGCCAAACTCTGAAAAGACTTAATGTAGAAGTTAGTTATTATACCGGACCTGGCGGAACCACTATTCGTTTTCTAACAGCTTTTTTTGCATCGCGTGAAGGAACCCGCATTCTTTCCGGCACGGAAAGAATGAACCAGCGTCCGATAAAAACATTGGTGGATGCACTCAATTCTCTTGGAGCAAAAATCACTTACCTTGGAACGGAAGGCTGTCCGCCTATTAAGATTGAAGGTGCAAAACTTAAAGGCGGAGATATTGAAATGGATGCAGGCGTGAGCAGCCAGTTTATCACTGCGCTTCTCCTCATTGCTCCTACGCTTGAAAACGGATTGAACATTCACCTGAAAGGAAGAATTGTTTCCCGCTCCTACATTATGATGACGTTGAAGGTGCTGGAACATTTCGGAGTAAAATTTAAATGGGATAATAATATCATTTCCATTCCGCGGCAAGATTATCAGGGATGGGATTATCATATTGAATCGGATTGGAGCGCAGCATCCTACTGGTATGAAATGGTTTCACTCGCGCAGGAAGCAGAACTGAAAATAAAAGGACTCAGAAGAAAATCTATTCAGGGAGATGCGGTGATTGCCGACTTATTCAGATTTTTTGGAGTTAGTACAGAATATATTGAGGATGGTATTCAACTTACAAAAACAGATTATCGTCCTGAGATATTAGGATTTGACTTTTCAGATTATCCTGACATTGTTCAAACAACAGCGGTAGTAGCAGCAGTCAAGAAATTGCCGACACAATTAAACGGCTTATATACTTTGCGACAGAAGGAAACTGACCGCATTCAGGCATTGAAAGCAGAGCTGAAAAAAATTGGTGTTGTTGCTCAGGAAACAGGAGATGCTTCGTTGGAGATAAACACTCAGGAGAATGATTCAAAATCCGGAAAAGAAAAGACTTTTGAACCGGATTTAGAATTTGAAACCTATCATGATCACCGTATGGCAATGGCGTTTGCTCCTCTTGCACTAATTTATCCTGAAATAAAAATCAAGAATCCTCTTGTTGTAAAAAAATCTTATCCCGATTACTGGAACGATATGAAAGCAATAGGATTTGAGATAAAAGAAGATAGTTAG
- the msrB gene encoding peptide-methionine (R)-S-oxide reductase MsrB yields MKAIKQFDKLTIALWFYCSIVVLLNLRCSAGSSTDQNNSITTMNNETQHTNNPYYSRTDTTTLNVSDAEWKKVLSDSVYQVARNKATEYAFSGKYWNFEGTGTYYCAACGNALFRSDSKFANGCGWPSFFESIRKNSTTYVTDNSIGMARTEVLCTRCGSHLGHIFDDGPPPTGKRYCMNSIVLDFEPDKK; encoded by the coding sequence ATGAAAGCAATAAAACAATTTGACAAACTAACAATTGCTTTATGGTTTTATTGTTCTATTGTTGTTTTATTAAACCTCAGATGTTCCGCAGGAAGTTCTACTGACCAAAACAATTCAATTACAACTATGAACAACGAAACCCAGCATACAAACAATCCATATTATTCACGCACTGATACAACCACTTTAAATGTTTCTGATGCGGAGTGGAAAAAAGTTTTATCTGACAGTGTTTATCAGGTTGCCCGCAACAAAGCCACCGAATACGCTTTCTCAGGCAAATACTGGAACTTTGAAGGAACCGGAACTTACTACTGTGCTGCCTGCGGAAACGCGCTCTTCCGTTCAGATTCAAAGTTTGCAAACGGCTGCGGATGGCCCAGCTTTTTTGAATCCATCCGGAAGAACAGCACCACTTATGTTACAGATAATTCTATCGGAATGGCCCGCACAGAAGTTTTATGCACAAGATGCGGCAGCCACCTCGGGCATATTTTTGATGATGGTCCTCCGCCCACCGGAAAACGCTATTGCATGAATTCGATTGTGCTGGACTTTGAGCCGGATAAGAAATAA
- a CDS encoding RNA methyltransferase has product MRKLKNSELERKSLKEFRSSEKLPIVIVLDNVRSAYNVGSVFRTADAFPVEAIYLCGITCYPPHKEIRKTALGAEDTVSWKYFKSMLESIHELKNAGYKIYAVEQAEGSILLDNSELRTPNIKLALVFGHEVDGVQQDVVNACDGCIEIPQGGTKHSLNIAVSAGVVLWEFFRKEK; this is encoded by the coding sequence ATGAGAAAATTAAAGAACTCTGAACTCGAAAGAAAATCATTAAAGGAATTCCGTTCATCGGAGAAACTTCCTATTGTGATTGTTTTGGATAATGTACGAAGCGCATACAATGTGGGTTCTGTTTTCCGAACGGCTGATGCATTTCCTGTGGAAGCCATTTATCTCTGCGGAATAACCTGTTATCCGCCTCACAAGGAAATCCGGAAAACGGCTCTTGGCGCTGAGGATACTGTTTCATGGAAATATTTTAAGTCAATGCTTGAATCAATTCACGAATTGAAGAATGCTGGATATAAAATTTACGCGGTGGAGCAGGCAGAAGGAAGTATACTGCTTGATAACTCTGAACTCCGAACTCCGAACATCAAACTCGCCTTAGTTTTCGGTCACGAAGTGGACGGTGTTCAACAGGATGTTGTGAATGCCTGCGATGGATGCATTGAAATCCCGCAGGGGGGAACAAAACATTCTCTCAATATTGCGGTGAGTGCTGGCGTGGTGCTCTGGGAATTTTTTAGAAAAGAGAAATAA
- the folK gene encoding 2-amino-4-hydroxy-6-hydroxymethyldihydropteridine diphosphokinase: MGKREKFLPCAIGHIEKKIGKVILKSSLYNTKAWGIQNQNDFLNQAICVETILSAEKLLEEILLIEKQLGRERANKWEARKIDIDILFFNKLILQSAHLQIPHPHLHERKFTLVPLNEIASGLIHPVLGKSIKILLQDCTDKLEVSLVM; this comes from the coding sequence ATGGGAAAAAGAGAAAAATTTCTGCCATGTGCCATTGGTCACATTGAAAAGAAAATCGGGAAAGTGATTTTAAAATCCTCTTTATATAATACAAAGGCCTGGGGTATTCAAAACCAAAATGATTTTCTGAATCAGGCAATCTGCGTTGAAACCATCCTATCAGCGGAAAAGCTGCTTGAAGAAATTCTTTTGATAGAAAAACAACTCGGCAGAGAACGGGCAAACAAATGGGAAGCAAGAAAGATAGACATTGATATTCTTTTCTTCAATAAGCTAATCCTCCAATCTGCTCATCTTCAAATTCCTCATCCGCACCTTCATGAAAGAAAATTTACTCTTGTTCCTCTTAATGAAATAGCCAGCGGATTGATTCACCCGGTTCTTGGTAAATCAATTAAAATACTTCTGCAAGATTGCACTGATAAACTTGAAGTCAGTTTAGTCATGTAA
- the aroB gene encoding 3-dehydroquinate synthase, whose amino-acid sequence MNIIKTTQCNIYIGNDSLSELNNFISEKKYSSVFVLVDENTKRHCLKKLSLDNCQLSIIKIKSGEKNKTTYTCEKIWKELSKQNADRKSLLINLGGGMITDIGGFSASTYKRGIDFINIPTTLLAQVDASVGGKTGIDFSNFKNQIGTFAFPKAVFIDPDFLKTLAKRELVSGFAEVIKHGLIADRDYWKQIHASSPTLLLKEKGVNIIFHSIEIKNKIVSADPYENGLRKTLNFGHTIGHAIESASLKTKKSLLHGEAIAIGMICEAYLSRKILGLKSEELDEIISFIISVFKPNQIKFSIKNLIGLMKQDKKNKDSEINFTLLSSIGKAEINNSCPENLIEESIILFNDLFV is encoded by the coding sequence GTGAATATAATTAAAACAACTCAATGCAACATATATATCGGAAACGATTCTCTTTCCGAATTGAATAATTTCATTTCAGAGAAAAAATATTCTTCTGTTTTTGTTTTAGTGGATGAGAATACGAAGAGGCATTGTCTTAAAAAATTATCATTAGACAACTGCCAATTATCAATTATTAAAATTAAAAGCGGAGAGAAAAACAAAACCACCTACACCTGCGAAAAAATATGGAAGGAACTTTCCAAACAAAACGCTGACAGGAAATCTTTGCTGATAAATCTTGGTGGCGGAATGATTACGGACATAGGAGGATTTTCCGCTTCAACCTATAAACGCGGAATTGATTTCATCAACATACCCACTACCCTCCTCGCGCAGGTGGACGCATCGGTTGGCGGAAAAACAGGAATAGATTTCTCTAATTTCAAAAATCAAATCGGAACATTTGCTTTTCCGAAAGCGGTTTTTATCGATCCGGATTTTTTAAAAACACTTGCCAAACGTGAACTTGTTTCAGGATTTGCCGAAGTAATAAAACACGGATTGATTGCGGATAGAGATTACTGGAAACAAATACATGCCTCGTCCCCTACCCTTCTCCTCAAGGAGAAGGGAGTTAACATCATTTTTCATTCAATAGAAATCAAAAACAAAATAGTTTCTGCCGACCCTTATGAAAACGGATTAAGAAAAACGCTCAACTTCGGACACACCATCGGACATGCGATTGAATCTGCTTCGCTTAAAACAAAAAAATCATTACTTCACGGAGAAGCCATTGCCATAGGAATGATTTGCGAAGCATATCTTTCAAGAAAGATTCTTGGATTGAAGAGCGAAGAACTGGATGAAATTATTTCTTTCATAATTTCTGTTTTTAAACCTAACCAGATAAAGTTTTCTATAAAAAATCTTATCGGGTTAATGAAACAAGATAAAAAGAACAAAGATTCAGAAATAAATTTCACGCTTCTAAGTTCTATCGGAAAAGCAGAAATAAATAATTCTTGTCCAGAAAATTTAATTGAAGAATCCATAATTCTTTTTAATGACTTATTCGTATAG
- the mutS gene encoding DNA mismatch repair protein MutS — MQQYSSIKSKYPDAILLFRIGDFYETFGEDAIKTAATLGITLTKRRNGAASEVDLAGFPYHALDTYLPKLVRGGHRVAICDQLEDPKFAKKLVKRGITELVTPGVSYNDKILDHKTNNFLAAIHFDDKNAGVSFLDVSTGEFFVAQGTIDYAEKLLQNFKPSEILFQKNKKKKFSEFFGEKFYTYGLDEWVFSEDFSHETLLKHFGTASLKGFGIENQNFGIVAAGAALHYLAATQHDRIQHIQSISRIEEEHYVWLDKFTVRNLELFWSPNEKAKTLIDILDNTISPMGSRMMKRWLSMPLKEKQPIEERLNMVEIFLKHPELQEKISHQIRLIGDLERLISKVATGRISPREVAHLKRALHAVEEIKNQAHPNPDSPIIPLSDSETQPQVATAGQWRNGDRKDLGWAVIADQLNPCLLIRERIEKEIVPDPPPMLNKGKVIADGVNAELDELRKIMSSGKNYVLEIQQRESERTHIGSLKVGFNNIFGYYLEVTNTHKSKVPAEWIRKQTLSNCERYITEELKQYEEKILGAEEKILALEARLFNDLILSLADYIPPIQLNASLIARLDCLLSFAGTAQKNNYTRPHINDSIIIDIKAGRHPVIEAQLPIGNEYVANDIYLDNEHQQIIIITGPNMSGKSALLRQTALIVIMAQMGSFVPAQHADIGRVDKIFTRVGASDNLSLGESTFMVEMNETASILNNLSERSLILLDEIGRGTSTYDGISIAWAIAEFLHHHPTKPKTLFATHYHELNEMEKTVKSTRDEGQGTREGRIKNFNVSVKEVGNKIIFTRKLVPGGSEHSFGIHVAKMAGVPKKVVDRANEILQKLEDRRSPSPSLPQGKGVSPLGGDGRGAGDYQLSFFQLNDPVLEQIRDEVLKTDINTLTPVEALMKLNEIKKMIGGK, encoded by the coding sequence ATGCAGCAATATTCCAGCATCAAATCAAAATATCCTGACGCTATTTTACTTTTCCGAATAGGAGATTTTTACGAAACCTTCGGTGAGGATGCAATTAAAACTGCCGCCACGCTGGGAATCACGCTCACGAAAAGAAGGAACGGTGCCGCTTCTGAAGTGGACCTGGCAGGATTTCCCTATCATGCGCTGGATACCTATCTGCCAAAATTGGTCCGTGGCGGGCACCGCGTTGCCATTTGCGACCAGCTGGAAGATCCGAAGTTTGCCAAGAAACTGGTGAAGCGCGGAATCACAGAGCTGGTGACACCGGGCGTTTCGTACAACGATAAGATCCTCGACCATAAAACAAATAATTTTCTGGCTGCCATTCACTTTGATGACAAGAACGCAGGCGTTTCTTTCCTGGATGTTTCCACAGGAGAGTTTTTTGTGGCGCAGGGAACCATTGATTACGCGGAAAAACTTTTGCAGAACTTCAAGCCGAGCGAAATACTCTTTCAGAAAAATAAAAAGAAAAAGTTCTCGGAATTCTTCGGAGAGAAATTTTATACTTACGGGTTGGACGAATGGGTTTTCAGCGAGGACTTCTCCCATGAAACGTTGCTTAAACATTTCGGCACGGCATCGCTGAAAGGTTTCGGGATAGAGAATCAGAATTTCGGGATTGTTGCCGCTGGCGCTGCGCTTCATTACCTTGCCGCCACCCAGCACGACCGCATTCAGCACATTCAGTCCATCTCCCGCATTGAAGAGGAGCATTACGTATGGCTGGATAAATTCACCGTCCGCAACCTCGAACTTTTCTGGAGCCCCAACGAAAAAGCAAAAACACTGATCGATATTCTTGACAACACTATTTCTCCTATGGGTTCGCGCATGATGAAGCGCTGGCTCTCCATGCCCCTGAAAGAAAAACAGCCAATCGAAGAACGCCTGAACATGGTGGAGATATTTCTGAAGCATCCGGAACTTCAGGAAAAAATCTCCCATCAGATTCGCCTCATCGGAGACCTGGAAAGACTGATCTCTAAAGTTGCCACCGGAAGAATTTCGCCCAGAGAAGTGGCGCATCTAAAACGAGCGCTCCATGCGGTGGAAGAAATAAAAAACCAAGCCCATCCCAACCCCGATTCCCCGATTATCCCACTCTCCGATTCAGAAACACAACCGCAGGTTGCGACCGCAGGTCAATGGAGAAACGGAGATAGGAAGGATTTAGGATGGGCTGTAATTGCAGACCAATTGAATCCTTGTCTGCTCATCAGAGAACGGATAGAAAAAGAAATTGTTCCCGACCCGCCACCGATGCTCAACAAAGGAAAAGTGATTGCGGATGGAGTGAATGCCGAACTGGATGAACTGCGGAAAATAATGTCGTCAGGAAAAAATTATGTGCTGGAAATTCAACAGCGCGAAAGCGAGCGCACCCACATCGGTTCGCTGAAAGTGGGGTTCAATAATATCTTTGGCTACTACCTGGAAGTGACCAACACGCACAAGAGCAAAGTGCCCGCTGAGTGGATCCGCAAGCAAACATTAAGCAATTGCGAAAGATACATCACCGAAGAGCTGAAACAATACGAAGAAAAGATTCTGGGCGCGGAAGAAAAAATTCTTGCCCTCGAAGCGCGTTTGTTCAACGACCTTATTCTCTCGCTGGCAGATTACATCCCTCCTATTCAGCTCAACGCTTCTCTCATAGCACGGCTTGATTGCCTGCTTTCGTTCGCAGGCACCGCGCAGAAAAATAATTACACGCGTCCGCATATCAACGATTCAATAATAATTGACATCAAGGCGGGCAGGCATCCGGTGATTGAAGCGCAGCTGCCCATCGGCAATGAATATGTTGCCAACGATATTTATCTCGACAACGAGCATCAGCAGATCATCATCATCACCGGACCCAACATGTCGGGCAAATCTGCCTTGCTGAGGCAGACAGCGCTCATCGTTATCATGGCGCAGATGGGAAGTTTTGTTCCCGCACAGCACGCTGACATCGGCAGGGTGGATAAAATTTTTACCCGCGTGGGCGCATCGGATAATCTTTCGCTCGGAGAATCCACATTCATGGTGGAGATGAATGAAACCGCCAGCATCCTGAATAATCTTTCTGAGAGAAGTTTGATATTGCTGGATGAGATCGGAAGAGGCACCAGCACCTACGATGGCATTTCCATTGCCTGGGCGATTGCGGAATTTCTGCATCATCATCCCACCAAACCAAAAACACTTTTCGCCACGCATTACCACGAGCTGAATGAAATGGAAAAGACAGTGAAAAGTACGAGGGACGAGGGACAAGGGACGAGGGAAGGAAGAATTAAAAACTTCAATGTATCAGTAAAGGAAGTTGGCAACAAAATTATTTTCACCAGAAAACTTGTTCCGGGCGGAAGCGAGCACAGCTTTGGAATTCATGTGGCGAAAATGGCTGGAGTGCCTAAAAAAGTGGTGGACAGGGCGAATGAGATACTGCAGAAACTGGAAGACAGAAGAAGCCCATCCCCATCCCTTCCCCAAGGGAAGGGAGTTTCTCCCCTTGGGGGAGACGGAAGAGGGGCTGGCGATTATCAGCTTTCTTTCTTTCAGTTGAACGACCCGGTGCTGGAACAGATACGCGATGAAGTTTTAAAAACCGACATCAATACGCTTACGCCTGTGGAAGCACTGATGAAGTTGAATGAAATCAAGAAAATGATTGGCGGGAAATGA